The DNA sequence TAGATGTGGTATATGGACTCGAATGTGTGAGCAGCAACGATACGGTGTGGTGGTCCTGGGGGCCTGTGGGGGCACCCGGGACTTGCTCTCCCAACGGTGTGCCTGAGCACGAGGCCTTCCCGGTGGTTGTGGGCCCGAACCCAGGAACGGGCCGGTACACCTTGTACGGCTCGACGCTTCCAGCCCAGATGATGGTACTGGATCCCCAAGGCCGGGAAGTGCTGAGGACCGGTGCGCACAACATCGACCTTAGCGCTCATCCACCTGGCATGTACACGGTGGTGGTAACTACCGATCAAGGACGGCTGGCGGTGCGCTTGATGCACGATCCACATTAGCGGAGAAGGCGTCAAGGGAGACTACCCTCAAGCCCCGATCCGTGTGCTGGGCGGGGTGACGGTGCGGTGGTGAGCGGCCCGATCATGAGCATGGTAACCAAGGTTATCATGGACCTTGGGCCCTGCCGCCCTACGTTTGTTCACCCAACGACCCCGGCCATGCGCACCAGAACCCTTTTCGTCGCCGCCTCCCTGGCGCCTGCCCTGCTCAGCGCCCAGAGCTTCGATGCCACCATCCTCAGCTACGAGGGCCTCGATCGCACCTGCGATGGAAGCATCACTCCGGTGCTGCGCATCCAGAACACGGGCGGGGAAACGATGACGAGCTGCGACATCGACATCCTGCGGAACGGGCTCGCGGACAACACCTTCAACTGGGTGCTGGCGGTGCCCGCGCTCACTGGCGAGGTGCGCAAACCTGCGCTGCCGACGATCAATGGCCTGCAGCCCGGCGATGAGCTGGAGTTCCGGATCACCACCGTGAACACGCAACCCGATGAGGTGTCAACGGGCAACGTGATCACCCGCACGGTGCAGGGCGAGAGCGTGGAGGGCGACAGCTACCGCGTGCTGGTGGAGGTGCGCACCGATGGCGATCCGCAGGAGACCACCTGGAGCCTGAAGGACGCCACGGGCATGGCCGTGGCCACGGGCGGACCGTACACGAGCGCCGAGGCCGTGGAGCGCAGTTGGGTGGACCTGGATCCCGCCGCGTGCTATGCGCTGCGCGTGGATGACAGCGGAGGCAACGGCATGGACGCACGGGCGCTGCCCGGCTACGTGAAGGTGATCGCCCTGGGCGAGACGCTGATCGACCTGGATGGGGCTTCGTTCACCAGCAGCTACGACGATGCCGTGCGCACCGGCGCGGACGGCTGCGCGGTGACGCAACTGACCAACGCCGACGATGCCACCCCGAGCTGCGGCACGCAGGTCTTCCTCAATGGCACCAGCAGCATCCAGGCCCGCGCCGTGCCCGGCGCCACGCACTACCAGTTCCAGTTCAGCTACGGCACCTACCTGCGGCGCATCGCCTCCAGCACGCCCACGTTGACCTTGAACCCCTGGGCCACCCTGCCGCTGAAGCCGGGCCGCGTCTACACCGTGGAGGTGCGCGTGAGCTTCGACGGTGGTGCCACCTACTGCCCCTTCGGCCCGTCGTGCACCATCCGCACGCGCTACCCGCTCGCGGCATCCCGGGACATGGAACTCGCCGATGGACCGGACGGGTCGGGCTTCAGCCTGTTCCCCAACCCCGCGGAGGGTGCGGTGGTGACCCTGGTCCCGGTGGGCATCGATGGCTCCGCACAGGTGGAGCTGATCGACCTGACGGGCCGTGTCCTTTCCCAGCGCACGTTGATGGTGACGGACGCTGTGCCCCTGTCCTTGGAGCTGGACGAGGTCACCGGGTCCGGGCTGTACCTGGTGCGGTTGACAGCGGGCGGCACCTCGTGGGTGGAGCGATTGATGGTGCGCTGAGCAGCCTCAGGCGCGCTCCACGAAGTACATCCGCAGGTCGCCCTTGCCCTTGGCGTGCACCAGCCCGCGTGCCTCGAAGCGCAGGCCGGGCGTGTCCTTCACCAGCTCGTAGGTGGTGGCGCTGATGTTCACCCGGCCGGGTTCGCCGCTGCTCTCCATGCGGGCCGCGGTGTTCACCGTGTCGCCCCAGATGTCGTAGGCGAACTTGCGCACGCCGACGATGCCGGCGATCACCGGACCGCTGTGCAGCCCGATGCGCATCTCGAAGGCAGGCTTGCCGGCGCGCAGCCGTTCCGTGCGGCGCTGCGCGATGTGGTCGCGCATGTCCAGCGCGGCCAGCACGATGTCCGCAGCGCTTGAGGCCTGGGGGTCGGGCAGCCCGGCGGCGGCCATGTAGGCGTCGCCGATGGTCTTGATCTTCTCCACGTGGTACTTCCCCACGATGGCGTCGAGCCCCTTGAAGCACGCGTCGATCTCGTCCACGAGCTCTGTGGCGCTGAGCTGCTCGCTGAGCTGGGTGAAGCCCTTGAAATCCGTGAACAGCACCGTGGCGTTGGCGTAGGTGCGCGCCTCAGCGCGGCCCTTGGCCTTCAGTTCGGCGGCCACCTCCACCGGCAGGATGTTGTGCAGCAGCTCGTCGCTACGCTCCTTTTCGTGCTCGATGGCCTTCTTGGAGCGCTGGGTGTAGCGCAGGCGATTGAGCAGGGCACCGGCGATCACTAGGGCCAGCAGGATGCCGGCGATGAGCATACCCCTGCGACCGCGCTCATCGGCCATGCGGCGGTCGAAGGCCAGCTGCTGCTCAAAGGTCTCCTTCACCCGGGCCAGGCTGTCGGCGATCTGCTGCTGCTCGAAGTCGCGCACCAGTTCCAACCGCAGCACCTCCCGGCCGTTGTTCACCTTGTCCAGCGTATCGTCGAGCGACAGGAACGACCGCTGGGCCTCGTACGCCCCGCGGTAGTCGCCGGTGAGCGCGAGGGCCCGCATCACGCAATCGGTGCATTCCTTGCGCTGGGCGAGCAGGCCCAGGCTGTCGGCCAGGGCCAGGCCCTGCCGGCAGGCCCGCAGGGCTTCGGCGGACCGGCCTTCCGCCAGGTAGGCCTCGCCTGAGTAGTAGAAGTTGCGGCTCAGCGGGTCCTTGGCATCGAGCTCGATGAACACGGTGCGGGCCGTATCGAAGTGGGCGTGCGCTTCGGCGCTGCGTCCCATCCGCGTGAGCACCTGGCCCAGGTTGTTGTGCGCCTTGCCCCGGTCCATCCGGCTGCCCAGGTCGCGGTAGATGGCGATGGCCTCCTGCAGCTCCCGCACCGCCTTTTCACGCTGCCCGAGGTCGCTGTGCGTGGTGCCGATGCTCACCAAGGCACTGGCGCGGCCCTTCGCGTTGCCGAGTTCGTTGTACAGCGCCGCGCTCCGTTCGTAGTTCTCCAACGCCTTGTCGAACTCGTTCAACCGCTTGTACGTGTTGCCGATGTTGTTGTAGGTGCTGGCCACACCCGCCGTGTTGCCCAGGTCCTGGTCGATGCGCAGGCTCTGGTGGAGCAGCTCCAGCGCGCGGGGCAGGTCGCCGAGGTCCTTGTAGACCGTGCTCATGTTGCTCAGCGCGGCGGCCGTGCGCCCGGGGTCCTTCGACGAGCGGGCCACCTCCAGAGCGCGGTTGAAATGGTCGAGCGCCGCCGGCAGGTCGCTGCGGAGCTTGTAGCCCACGGCCAGCGTGTTGTAAGCGGTGTAGAGCGCCCTGGGTGCTCCGCCGCGACGGGCCAGGTCCAACTGCATCCGCGCCAGCGCGATCCCGCTGTCCGGCTGTTCAAAGACCGCCTTCCACGACAGGCTGGCGATGGCCGTCAGGCGGGCGCTGTCCGGGAGCGCCTCGTTGCGCCACACCTTCCAGAGCGAGTCGGTCTGGGGACGCACGGAGCCCGCCACGAGGCAGAACAGGATCAGCAGGACGTGGCGCATGGAGCGCGGGAAGTTAGAGCGGTGTGAAGGAAGGTCATTCCACTTTGGGCAGCGTTCCTTGTCCGCATGTTGTCCTATGTTCGGACCAACACCACCACATCATGGTACGCGCACTCCACCTGCTGATCGCCGGCCTCATCGTCATCCAGCTCCACGCCCAGTTCGATGCCCTGCCGGATGCGGACGCCGGCTGGACCGTCTCCTTCTGGGTCGGCCCGGGGTATCCGCATGAAGGCTACCACTACACGTATGATGCGGTCTCTCCGGATACCGTGTACAACGGAACGGTCTATAAGAAGCTGCTGCTCGCCACCTCCATCGACGGGTCCATCTACCCTGCGGTGTATGGCGGGGCGCTGTACGACAACGAACTGGGCCAGGTGAGCTACTGGGCGCCTGGCGCTGCCGATCCGGTGCTGCTCTACGACTTTGATGTGATGCCCGGCGACACCCTGTACGATGTTCATGGACTGTATCCGCATGATGTGCGTGTCTTCGCGGTGGATACGGTGACGATCAATGTCACGGAGAGACGGAGGGTGGAGCTGGAGTGCCTCGGCATGACGGGCCCCACGGGGATCCACTGGATCCAGGGCATCGGCTGCACCCAGGGCCTGCTTCAGATGGCGGTGTGCGGCAGCGTTTCCGGCTTGGGCGAGCTGGTGTGCATGACCGCGAGCGACACGGTGCAGTGGGGCCCGAACGTCGGCGGAGTGGGCGATTGCGCGCTCGCCCTGGGGATGGACGACGCGCCGCAGGCGTCATTGGCACTGACGGCGTACCCGGTGCCGGCGGAGGAGCAGCTGTTCGTGAAGGGGGCGAGGGCTGGTGCGCAGCTTGAGGTGTTCGGGCCGGATGGCCGCATCGCCCTGGCATCCACCGCGCCCCAAGGACCGTTGGACATCGGTGCCCTGGTCCCCGGGATCCACCTGCTGCGCGTGACCGATGTGGACGGGGAGGTCCGCACGGCGCGCTTTGTCAAGAAGTGATCAGCCGTGCACCGCTTCGCTCAGGGCGAAGATGAGCTCGGGATCCTGCTCGAAGGCCGTGCCGACGACGATCACGTCCGCTCCGGCCTCGCACAGCTCCCTCGCGGTCGCCCCATCGCGGATGCCACCACCCACGATGATGGGCAGGTCCACGGCCTTGCGGACGGAGGCGATCATCGCCGGGCTCACGGTGCGCCGCGCGCCGCTGCCGGTGTCCAGGTAGATGGTGCGCAGGCCGAGCAGTTCGCCGGCCAGCGCGGTGGCGGCGGCGATGCCGGGCTTGTCGTGCGGAATGGGCGCGGTCTGGCTCACGTAGCTCACGGTGGTGGGTGCGCCGCCGTCCACCAGCATGTAGCCGGTGGGGATGGCCTCGAGGCCCATGGCCTTGATGGTGGGGGCGGCCGTGACGTGGTGGCCGATGAGCAGTTCGGGGTTTCGGCCGCTGATCAGGCTGAGGAAGAGCACCGCATCGGCATGGCGGCTGAGCTGCGCCGGGCTGCCCGGGAACAGCACCACGGGGCTCGTGCTCCAGCGCTTCACCAGGTCCACACAACGGTCGAAGGAGGCCGAGGTGAGCAGGCTGCCGCCCACGAAGAGCAGGTCGGCCCTGGCCATGCAGGCGTTCTGCACGGTGCGCTCCAGCAGGGCCTCGTCCTGCCCGAGATCGGGGTCGATGAGCACGGCCAGGAGCTTGCGCCCGCGAACCTTCGCGTCCTCAAGCTGTTCCACCACGGCGCCCATCGGTGCGAACATAGTCAACAGGGCTGGCCTTCAGCCCTCCGAACCGCTACCTTTGCCGCCGCGAACGGGCCGACCCTCGCACAACCCCGCACCCACGCCTACGCCGGGCTACGGCGAGCAACGCATGAGCACCAAGACCGCTGAACAGTTGAAGTACAAAGTGAAGGACATGGCCCTCGCCGACTGGGGCCGCAAGGAGATCGAGCTGGCCGAGGCCGAAATGCCCGGCCTGATGGCCCTGCGCGCCAAGTACGGCAAGGAGAAGCCGCTGAAGGGAGCCCGCATCGCCGGCTGCCTCCACATGACCATCCAGACCGCCGTGCTGATCGAGACCCTCAAGGAGCTCGGCGCCGAGGTGAGCTGGAGCAGCTGCAACATCTTCAGCACGCAGGACCATGCCGCCGCCGCCATCGCGAAGGCCGGCATCCCGGTCTACGCCTGGAAGGGCATGAACAACGAGGAGTTCGACTGGTGCATCGAGCAGACGCTCTTCGCCTTCGAGGGCGGCCAGCCGCTGAACATGATCCTCGACGACGGTGGCGACCTCACCAACATGGTGTTCGACAAGTACCCCGAGCTGGTCAAGGGCATCCGCGGCCTCAGCGAGGAGACCACCACCGGTGTGCTCCGCCTGAAGGACCGGGAGAAGAACGGCACCCTGGTGATGCCGGCGATCAACGTCAATGACAGCGTCACCAAGAGCAAGTTCGACAACAAGTACGGCTGCAAGGAGAGCGCGGTGGACGCCATCCGCCGCGCCACCGACATCATGATGGCCGGCAAGGTGGCCATCGTGTGCGGCTATGGTGATGTGGGCAAGGGCACGGCCGCTTCACTGCGTGGCGCCGGTGCGCGCGTCATCGTCACCGAGATCGATCCGATCTGCGCCCTGCAGGCCGCCATGGACGGCTTCGAGGTGAAGAAGCTGGTGCCGAACGTGCATCGCGCCGACATCATCATCACCACCACGGGCAACTTCAACATCGTCACCGAGGCCGCCTTCCGGAAGATGAAGGACAAGGCCATCGTGTGCAACATCGGCCACTTCGACAACGAGATCGACATGGCCTGGCTGAACAAGGCCTACGGTCACACCAAGGTGGAGATCCAAGCCGCAGGTGGACAAGTACACGATCGATGGCAGGGACGTGATCATTCTTGCCGAAGGCCGTCTGGTGAACCTGGGCTGTGCCACGGGCCACCCCAGCTTCGTGATGAGCAACAGCTTCACCAACCAGACGCTGGCGCAGATCGAGCTGTGGAAGCACCACGATAAGTACGAGAACAAGGTGTACGTGCTGCCCAAGCACCTCGACGAGATGGTGGCCAGCCTGCATCTGGAGAAGATCGGGGTGGAGCTGGAGGAGCTCACCGAGGAGCAGGCGAGGTACATCGGCGTGCCGAAGAACGGCCCCTTCAAGAGCGATACCTACCGCTACTGATCCATACGATCAACGCGAACGCCCCGGGTCCGTCAGGATACCGGGGCGTTCCATTTCCGGAGGCCACCTTGTTCGGGCCGGATCGCTCCAGCTCCTCACTACCGCACGACACTCCGCCCCTCCCGCTCAGTTGTAGATGCGCAGGATGCTTCCGTTGAACGCCGTGTTGTACCGCTGCAGCCCGAGGGATGCGGGGCCCTGGGTGACGCTGCCGTCCATGATCAGGAAGGCGCTCCCGCAGCAGGTGGTGTCCCGGGCGATCACCTCGGTGTCGTCCACGTGCACGCGGCACAGCTCGGCCGGCTGGTAGGGGCAGTGCCGGTCGAGGGCCACGAACTCCTCCATGCTCTTGCGGTATACGATGATGCCCAGCGAGCCGCCCGTGAGGTAGAGCCAGCCGCCCGGCACGGCCAGGTCGTTGTAGGCCGGGTTGTTCACGTTGATCTGGAAGTCCACCTGCGTAAGGGGCACCCCTCCGCTGGTCTCCTTGCGGCAACCGCTCCCCGCAAGGAGCATCCCAAGGACCAGGACCGAGGCCCCGGTGGCGAGCTTCCACTGTCCACGCATGTGTCAAAGGTAGGGCGGTGGCATGGCCGGTCGTATCCTTGCGGCATGCGCTGGTCGGCTCTGCTCCTGCTGCTCCTGTTGTCGGCCATCCCCGTGGCGGTGCGCGCGCAGGAAGGCATCGGGCAGAAGGAGGCCGAACGCATGCAGGCCCGCAAGGAGAAGGAGGAACGCAAGCAACGGGCGAAGCAGGAGAAGGACGACCGCCGGCGTCACCTGAAGATCCAGGACAAGGCCACGCGGAAACGGATCAGGCAGCATACGAAACGGGCCGACCGGCGCGGGAGCGGGCGTCACCGCGACAGCTGGTTCAGGCGCACATTCACCCGTTGAGCACTTCCGGACCGGTATATCCCGCCCAGGATTCGGTAGGGTGGAGTGGTGTGGAAGCGGATACCTTGCCCCCGGTAAGCCACCGTCATGCGACCGTCAAGCCTCCCCCGATCGGACCTCCCACTTGCCCCCGATGCGTGGAATCCCAAGCTGGACGCGGGTTTCCGAGGATTTGGTGGAAGGCGGATCTTTCTATCTTTACGCCCCCTCGTTGCGC is a window from the Flavobacteriales bacterium genome containing:
- a CDS encoding T9SS type A sorting domain-containing protein produces the protein MRTRTLFVAASLAPALLSAQSFDATILSYEGLDRTCDGSITPVLRIQNTGGETMTSCDIDILRNGLADNTFNWVLAVPALTGEVRKPALPTINGLQPGDELEFRITTVNTQPDEVSTGNVITRTVQGESVEGDSYRVLVEVRTDGDPQETTWSLKDATGMAVATGGPYTSAEAVERSWVDLDPAACYALRVDDSGGNGMDARALPGYVKVIALGETLIDLDGASFTSSYDDAVRTGADGCAVTQLTNADDATPSCGTQVFLNGTSSIQARAVPGATHYQFQFSYGTYLRRIASSTPTLTLNPWATLPLKPGRVYTVEVRVSFDGGATYCPFGPSCTIRTRYPLAASRDMELADGPDGSGFSLFPNPAEGAVVTLVPVGIDGSAQVELIDLTGRVLSQRTLMVTDAVPLSLELDEVTGSGLYLVRLTAGGTSWVERLMVR
- a CDS encoding tetratricopeptide repeat protein, with protein sequence MRHVLLILFCLVAGSVRPQTDSLWKVWRNEALPDSARLTAIASLSWKAVFEQPDSGIALARMQLDLARRGGAPRALYTAYNTLAVGYKLRSDLPAALDHFNRALEVARSSKDPGRTAAALSNMSTVYKDLGDLPRALELLHQSLRIDQDLGNTAGVASTYNNIGNTYKRLNEFDKALENYERSAALYNELGNAKGRASALVSIGTTHSDLGQREKAVRELQEAIAIYRDLGSRMDRGKAHNNLGQVLTRMGRSAEAHAHFDTARTVFIELDAKDPLSRNFYYSGEAYLAEGRSAEALRACRQGLALADSLGLLAQRKECTDCVMRALALTGDYRGAYEAQRSFLSLDDTLDKVNNGREVLRLELVRDFEQQQIADSLARVKETFEQQLAFDRRMADERGRRGMLIAGILLALVIAGALLNRLRYTQRSKKAIEHEKERSDELLHNILPVEVAAELKAKGRAEARTYANATVLFTDFKGFTQLSEQLSATELVDEIDACFKGLDAIVGKYHVEKIKTIGDAYMAAAGLPDPQASSAADIVLAALDMRDHIAQRRTERLRAGKPAFEMRIGLHSGPVIAGIVGVRKFAYDIWGDTVNTAARMESSGEPGRVNISATTYELVKDTPGLRFEARGLVHAKGKGDLRMYFVERA
- a CDS encoding T9SS type A sorting domain-containing protein; the encoded protein is MVRALHLLIAGLIVIQLHAQFDALPDADAGWTVSFWVGPGYPHEGYHYTYDAVSPDTVYNGTVYKKLLLATSIDGSIYPAVYGGALYDNELGQVSYWAPGAADPVLLYDFDVMPGDTLYDVHGLYPHDVRVFAVDTVTINVTERRRVELECLGMTGPTGIHWIQGIGCTQGLLQMAVCGSVSGLGELVCMTASDTVQWGPNVGGVGDCALALGMDDAPQASLALTAYPVPAEEQLFVKGARAGAQLEVFGPDGRIALASTAPQGPLDIGALVPGIHLLRVTDVDGEVRTARFVKK
- a CDS encoding geranylgeranylglyceryl/heptaprenylglyceryl phosphate synthase gives rise to the protein MGAVVEQLEDAKVRGRKLLAVLIDPDLGQDEALLERTVQNACMARADLLFVGGSLLTSASFDRCVDLVKRWSTSPVVLFPGSPAQLSRHADAVLFLSLISGRNPELLIGHHVTAAPTIKAMGLEAIPTGYMLVDGGAPTTVSYVSQTAPIPHDKPGIAAATALAGELLGLRTIYLDTGSGARRTVSPAMIASVRKAVDLPIIVGGGIRDGATARELCEAGADVIVVGTAFEQDPELIFALSEAVHG